GAGAAATATTCTCCGATAGCCTTTTCACCCGAATGCCCGAATGGTGGGTTTCCGATGTCGTGGGCCAGTGATGCGGCGGCGACAATCGCGCCAAAGTCGTTCATATGGAACCCGTGCACTTCGCTCAGGTAAGGGTATTTTTCGATAATCTTCTTACCGACAAGCCGGCCTAAAGAGCGACCCACGACCGACACCTCAAGGCTGTGCGTAAGGCGTGTGTGGACGAAGTCGGTTTTGGATAAAGGGATGACCTGCGTTTTGTCCTGCAGGCTCCGGAAGGCCGATGAGAAGATGATGCGGTCGTAATCGACTTCAAAGCCGAGGCGTGTATCGCGTTCTTCCCTGCGCAGGCGCTTGCCCTTGTCGCCGAGTTTCTTAAGTGAGAGGAGTTGTTCCCAGTGCATCATGTCTGTATTTCGATAGAGGCTATTCCTTCAGGTTGGACAGAAAGAAATCCCGTGATTTTTGTGGATACCAGCCTGCACTCGCATCGCTTGGATTGGCAATTACCGATTTGATGTTGATTTCGTCACCAATCTTGAATTTCCCGGCTTCGGTATACTTATAATCAAGCAGGTATGGCCCGCAGAAGTAATTGCCGAAATCGTCTTTTTCTATGAGTCCGGTGTAGACTCCTTTTTGTTTTGCCATGGTTGGTATGTTTATGTATAAGGTAACGCTTTGGCACCTTTTAAACCTCAGATAAATGGAAACAGCCGCCTATGCGACAGCTGTTTCAAATATACGATTAAAGTCTAAAATCCGTGGTCATGACCCGCACATTTCACAATCGTCCGGTTCGGCATTGCGAGAACGCTCGATCATCGCGCGGAACTCGTCCGCATTGATTGCTTCCACCTCGACGGCCGGCGCAGCCACTTCCTGTTTTAACATCGGTGCCGGTTCCTGTACTGAAGGAATCGTTTCCTCTTTTTTGTCGTTGTTCAGCGTAAACTTGATCGCATCGACGGCTGATTTGGTCCTGAGGTAATACATCCCCGTTTTCAATCCCGACTGCCAGGCGTAGAAGTGCATTGAGGTCAGTTTGGCATAATTCGCATCCTGCATAAAAAGGTTCAGCGATTGCGACTGGTCAATGAAATAGCCCCTGTGGCGCGACATATCGATAATGTCTTTCATCGACATTTCCCAAACGGTTTTGTACAAATCCTTTAAATCCTGCGGGATACGCTCGATATGTTGCACCGACCCGTTGTGGCGCATGATTTCCTGCTTCAGGTCCTCATTCCAGAGTCCGCGTTTCACCAGGTCTTCCAGTAAATGCTTGTTCACCACAATGAACTCGCCTGATAGCACCCGGCGTGTATAAATATTCGATGTGTATGGTTCAAATGCTTCGTTGTTCCCAAGAATCTGTGAAGTAGACGCTGTTGGCATCGGGGCAACCAAAAGCGAGTTACGCACACCGTGCTTCATGACTTCCTTACGTAATGACGCCCAGTCCCAACGGCCTGATAAATCTTCGTCCTTCAATCCCCAAAGGTTATACTGGAATTCTCCCTGAGAAATCGGCGAACCTTCAAAGGTTTGGTACGGGCCTTCTTCCATGGCCGCTTCCATTGACGCTGTGACAGCCGCGAAGTATAGGGTTTCAAAGATTTCCTGGTTCAATGCCTTTGCCTCATCTGAGGTAAACGGCAAGCGCAGCATGATAAATGCATCGGCCAGTCCCTGTACACCCAATCCTACCGGACGGTGGCGCATGTTCGAATTCTCGGCTTCGGGCACCGGGTAGTAGTTCCTGTCAATGACTTTATTGAGGTTTTTCGTAACGCGTTTGGTCACGGTATACAGCAGTTCGTGGTTGAACTTGCCGTCTTCTACGAACATCGGCAGTGAGATCGATGCCAGGTTGCATACCGCAATCTCGTCCTTCGACGTGTATTCCATAATCTCGGTACACAGGTTCGAGGAACGGATGGTTCCGAGGTTCTTCTGGTTCGACTTGCGGTTTGCAGCATCCTTGTACAGCATGTACGGCGTACCGGTCTCGATCTGCGATTCGAGGATTTTTTCCCAAAGCTCACGCGCCTTGATGGTTTTCCTGCCTTTTCCGGCTTTCTCATAGCCTATGTAAAGGTTTTCGAATTCCTCTCCGTAAACGTCATACAATCCGGGGCATTCGTTAGGACACATCAGCGTCCAGTA
The nucleotide sequence above comes from Flavobacterium magnum. Encoded proteins:
- a CDS encoding ribonucleoside-diphosphate reductase subunit alpha, translated to MYVVKRDGKKEPVMFDKITERIKKLCYGLNHLVDPVKVAMRVIEGLYDGVSTSELDNLAAETAASMTIAHPDYAQLAARIAISNLHSNTKKSFSETMNEMYHYVNPRTGMASPLLSEEVHEVIQKNAEFLDSHVIYNRDFNYDYFGFKTLERSYLLKINGKIVERPQHMLMRVSVGIHLDDLQAVIETYDLMSKKFFTHATPTLFNAGTPKPQMSSCFLLAMQDDSIDGIYDTLKQTAKISQSAGGIGLSIHNVRATGSYIRGTNGTSNGIVPMLRVFNDTARYVDQGGGKRKGSFAIYIETWHADIMEFLDLKKNHGKEEMRARDLFLAMWTSDLFMKRVQEDSYWTLMCPNECPGLYDVYGEEFENLYIGYEKAGKGRKTIKARELWEKILESQIETGTPYMLYKDAANRKSNQKNLGTIRSSNLCTEIMEYTSKDEIAVCNLASISLPMFVEDGKFNHELLYTVTKRVTKNLNKVIDRNYYPVPEAENSNMRHRPVGLGVQGLADAFIMLRLPFTSDEAKALNQEIFETLYFAAVTASMEAAMEEGPYQTFEGSPISQGEFQYNLWGLKDEDLSGRWDWASLRKEVMKHGVRNSLLVAPMPTASTSQILGNNEAFEPYTSNIYTRRVLSGEFIVVNKHLLEDLVKRGLWNEDLKQEIMRHNGSVQHIERIPQDLKDLYKTVWEMSMKDIIDMSRHRGYFIDQSQSLNLFMQDANYAKLTSMHFYAWQSGLKTGMYYLRTKSAVDAIKFTLNNDKKEETIPSVQEPAPMLKQEVAAPAVEVEAINADEFRAMIERSRNAEPDDCEMCGS